A single Pochonia chlamydosporia 170 chromosome Unknown PCv3seq00011, whole genome shotgun sequence DNA region contains:
- a CDS encoding quinate utilization oxidoreductase protein (similar to Eutypa lata UCREL1 XP_007795496.1) has protein sequence MASSESTPVHFVVIGAGIIGPRHAMTIVNNHEAKLVAIIDPSPAGQTLAVKLGVNYFTTVDKLLNSSERVDAAVICTPNHTHVSIAKQLASHNVHVIIEKPISSNVDSGRDLVSSLSSAASKVLVGHHRRFNPYIMKTKDVLATGKLGKIMAINGIWALHKPIDYFQSPAEWRQSETGGAILINMIHEIDLLHYLIGPIVRVHAEGIPAQRGYTADEGAAMTLKFKTGAVGTFLLSDYAPSPYNFESGSGENPLIPKAGQDFYRIFGTEGCLSVPDMALWSYSDGKKSWHSQMTKHQIPVDEAIPFDLQLQHFINAIRGREDIKSTPQSGLAALIVCDAIKEALDQEKTVYIADYSL, from the coding sequence ATGGCTTCATCAGAATCGACGCCAGTCCACTTTGTTGTTATTGGGGCAGGAATAATCGGCCCAAGACATGCAATGACAATTGTAAACAATCACGAGGCAAAGCTTGTCGCTATTATTGATCCATCTCCAGCTGGGCAGACTCTGGCGGTCAAGTTAGGTGTGAATTATTTTACCACTGTCGACAAGCTGTTGAACTCATCGGAAAGGGTTGATGCAGCCGTCATATGCACTCCCAATCATACACATGTGTCCATTGCGAAGCAGCTAGCTTCTCACAACGTTCATGTCATCATTGAAAAGCCCATCAGCTCAAATGTAGACAGTGGACGAGACCTTGTCAGTTCACTCTCTTCAGCAGCGAGCAAAGTATTGGTTGGACATCATCGTCGGTTCAATCCGTACATCatgaaaacaaaagatgTGCTCGCGACGGGCAAGTTAGGAAAAATCATGGCGATCAACGGGATCTGGGCGTTGCACAAACCCATCGATTACTTCCAATCGCCTGCTGAATGGAGACAGTCAGAGACTGGAGGCGCAATACTTATCAACATGATTCACGAAATTGATCTACTTCACTACCTTATTGGGCCGATTGTTCGAGTTCACGCAGAGGGGATTCCCGCCCAACGTGGCTATACAGCAGACGAGGGCGCAGCCATGACTCTGAAATTCAAGACTGGCGCTGTTGGCACGTTTCTACTCTCTGATTACGCACCTTCACCCTACAATTTCGAATCGGGGTCCGGCGAGAACCCCCTCATTCCAAAAGCTGGGCAAGACTTTTATCGCATATTTGGGACAGAAGGCTGTCTTAGTGTACCAGACATGGCACTCTGGTCTTATAGCGATGGCAAAAAATCGTGGCATTCTCAAATGACGAAGCACCAGATCCCGGTGGACGAAGCCATTCCCTTTGATCTACAGCTACAGCATTTCATCAACGCTATCAGAGGCCGAGAAGATATTAAGAGTACACCACAGTCGGGATTGGCCGCCCTCATTGTTTGTGACGCTATTAAGGAGGCACTTGATCAAGAGAAGACGGTTTACATTGCGGACTATAGTCTCTGA
- a CDS encoding d-mannose binding lectin domain-containing protein: MRRLSFVQLLQAIACCAVVTSGRCISSGDQNTINNALTAGGTGAIVQVCKNALVRVSGPINFTADNQEISTEGYPTDSSRATIQIMPGNAASTIINGGGHSGIRLMNIQLDGNRPNAGYQKGGGANIEIGGKATGQLVSHVASRNPRGWSCMHIIGSGDATNPCGRAKVVNNDIGPCGQSGTDAAGNGLWADGISLDCTQSLVQDNIITGPTDGGIVIFGSPGSTINRNTIVSSDQYLGFGAINMVDGQYNGNYAGVTVSNNKIVGKKMFNLGIGIGANIWSFNDPYVLRGPVSITGNKFSGSIAFPMAINGWADGITTAKNDASGVTTPKSSFSDASHCPGPMQELFNKNANFAFYPAGVTGPRSLQPEFVASSGNITNFLCTTTPLPNSVQYSKGQLDIISDSPPFASLHGIIMQYQGDNNVVVLDTTTGKPQWASGHTISGGCGSPSKCHMVFQSDGNLVTYYDNTPQWTSQTGGRGASLICKNSAPWMQILDDSGNSIWDTTKST, translated from the exons ATGAGGCGCCTGTCTTTTGTCCAGCTCTTGCAAGCCATCGCATGCTGTGCCGTCGTGACGTCTGGCAGGTGTATTAGTTCTGGAGACCagaacaccatcaacaatgCACTGACGGCGGGCGGAACCGGTGCCATTGTGCAGGTTTGCAAAAACGCCTTGGTTCGGGTGTCTGGGCCGATCAACTTCACGGCTGATAACCAAGAGATCTCTACGGAAGGTTATCCGACAGATAGTTCTCGCGCCACAATTCAGATCATGCCAGGCAATGCTGCTAGCACCATTATCAATGGCGGCGGCCATAGCGGCATCCGGCTCATGAATATCCAGCTAGATGGTAACCGACCGAATGCCGGATATCAGAAGGGCGGTGGtgcaaacattgaaattgGCGGCAAAGCTACCGGCCAACTTGTGTCTCATGTGGCGTCCCGAAATCCACGAGGCTGGAGCTGTATGCACATCATTGGGTCTGGGGATGCAACTAATCCCTGTGGAAGGGCCAAGGTGGTGAATAACGATATTGGTCCTTGTGGACAGTCTGGGACTGACGCCGCAGGCAACGGATTATGGGCAGATGGGATTTCTTTGGATTGCACACAGTCCCTTGTCCAAGATAACATT ATAACAGGCCCAACCGACGGCGGCATTGTAATATTCGGATCACCAGGGAGCACAATCAACAGGAACACCATTGTTTCCTCGGACCAGTACCTAGGATTTGGTGCTATTAACATGGTTGATGGCCAGTACAATGGTAATTATGCTGGAGTCACCGTGTCTAATAACAAGATTGTAGGCAAGAAGATGTTCAACCTAGGCATTGGTATTGGAGCCAATATCTGGTCCTTTAACGACCCATACGTTCTGCGTGGCCCAGTGTCAATTACAGGCAACAAGTTTAGCGGTAGCATTGCCTTCCCAATGGCGATTAATGGCTGGGCAGACGGAATAACA ACGGCCAAAAATGATGCATCTGGCGTAACAACCCCAAAGTCATCCTTCTCGGATGCGTCGCATTGCCCTGGCCCCATGCAGGAACTTTTCAACAAGAATGCCAACTTTGCATTCTATCCAGCAGGCGTCACGGGTCCTCGCAGTCTCCAGCCCGAATTCGTGGCTTCTTCAGGGAACATAACCAACTTCCTCTGCACCACCACGCCGTTGCCTAACTCGGTGCAGTATTCCAAGGGTCAGCTTGACATTATATCAGACTCACCACCCTTTGCATCATTGCACGGAATTATCATGCAATATCAAGGTGACAACAATGTCGTTGTGTTGGATACCACCACAGGAAAGCCACAGTGGGCTAGTGGACATACCATCAGCGGTGGATGTGGAAGCCCAAGTAAATGCCACATGGTGTTTCAGAGCGATGGAAACCTAGTTACCTACTATGACAACACTCCCCAGTGGACATCTCAAACAGGTGGTCGAGGAGCATCGTTAATTTGCAAAAACTCTGCTCCTTGGATGCAGATCCTAGATGATTCAGGTAACAGCATTTGGGACACCACAAAGTCTACGTAG
- a CDS encoding beta-xylosidase (similar to Neosartorya fischeri NRRL 181 XP_001258861.1), whose product MSLSITERAGSLVKAMNLDEKVSNVGSAAAGSSRLGLPAYAWQNEALHGLAGSVGVQFQTPLGANYSAATSFPMPINLGAAFDDALVHDVATVISTEARAFGNAGFAGLDFWTPNINPFRDPRWGRGMETPGEDAYHIQQYVYNLITGFEGGLDAQYKRTLATCKHFAAYDIEAGRTANDLKPTLQDMADYYLPMFQTCVRDAKVASVMCAYNSVYGIPACASEYLLKDVLRDHWNFTDSYNYVVSDCDAVENVYDPHHYADSLPQAAADSLNAGTDLDCGSTYNYLNESVKSNMTNEATLDLSLTRLYAALIKVGYFDSPAEYKSLSWADVNTTEAQSLAYRAAVEGITLLKNDGTLPLQKNLAKKVAVIGPWANATDQLQGNYAGTAPFLVSPLSVFKRQWVNVQYSQGADINSQDTSKFADALSAAKASDYVIYLGGIDGSVENEGRDRESITWPGNQLDLVSNLASLGKPLVVLQFGGGQVDDTTLLQNKNVSAILWAGYPGQDGGNAVFDALTGVAPPAGRLPITQYPGSYVNGNSIYDMNLRPSGGIPGRTYMWYSGKPIIPFGYGLHYTNFSASWKSVPKKTSFDIASLSKGATGFKDLAKFATLSVNVRNVGSRSNLASDYVGLLFLSSTNGGPAPHPKKQLVSYGRLHKIGVGSTQQLDLTVTLGSLARADDQGNKYIYPGQYTLALDVDGKVKFTFTLTGKKLLIDSLPQVHDTQLTKQGS is encoded by the coding sequence ATGTCTTTGTCCATTACAGAGAGGGCAGGAAGCTTGGTTAAGGCCATGAACCTTGATGAAAAAGTCTCCAATGTTGGAAGTGCTGCAGCTGGCAGTTCCAGGCTTGGTTTACCTGCCTATGCTTGGCAAAATGAAGCATTGCACGGACTTGCAGGTAGTGTTGGAGTTCAATTCCAAACTCCATTAGGTGCCAACTACAGTGCGGCAACTAGTTTTCCAATGCCTATCAACCTGGGTGCCGCGTTTGACGATGCTCTGGTCCATGATGTTGCCACTGTCATCAGCACAGAAGCTCGCGCATTCGGCAATGCTGGCTTTGCTGGACTAGACTTCTGGACTCCAAATATCAATCCGTTTCGTGACCCTCGATGGGGAAGAGGGATGGAGACTCCCGGCGAAGATGCTTATCACATTCAACAATATGTTtacaacctcatcaccgGTTTTGAGGGTGGGCTCGATGCCCAATACAAGAGGACACTCGCGACCTGTAAGCATTTTGCTGCCTACGACATCGAAGCTGGCCGCACAGCAAATGATTTGAAGCCTACACTTCAGGATATGGCTGACTACTATCTACCAATGTTCCAAACTTGCGTTCGGGACGCCAAAGTAGCGTCCGTCATGTGTGCGTATAATTCAGTGTACGGCATTCCCGCTTGCGCCAGTGAATACCTACTCAAAGACGTTCTTCGAGATCATTGGAACTTCACAGATTCATACAATTATGTCGTATCAGATTGTGACGCTGTGGAAAATGTTTACGATCCTCACCATTACGCCGATAGCTTGCCCCAAGCCGCAGCAGACTCCTTGAACGCCGGGACTGATCTGGACTGTGGGAGCACATACAACTACCTCAACGagtcagtcaagtcaaacatGACAAATGAAGCTACACTTGACTTATCCCTTACACGACTATACGCTGCGCTTATCAAAGTCGGTTACTTTGACTCACCTGCCGAGTACAAGTCATTGTCTTGGGCTGATGTAAACACTACCGAGGCGCAATCCTTAGCTTATCGTGCAGCAGTAGAAGGAATTACTCTACTGAAGAACGACGGCACTCTTCCCCTACAGAAAAATCTTGCCAAAAAGGTTGCCGTGATTGGACCTTGGGCGAACGCTACTGACCAGCTTCAAGGCAATTACGCCGGAACAGCGCCATTCTTGGTCAGTCCGCTAAGCGTATTCAAGCGCCAATGGGTCAATGTACAATATTCTCAGGGTGCAGATATCAATTCACAGGATACGAGCAAATTCGCGGATGCTCTCTCGGCGGCAAAGGCGTCCGATTATGTCATCTACCTAGGTGGTATCGACGGAAGTGTGGAAAATGAGGGAAGAGATCGAGAGTCTATCACCTGGCCAGGGAATCAGTTGGATCTCGTCTCAAATCTTGCTAGCCTCGGCAAACCCCTGGTGGTTTTACAATTCGGTGGTGGACAAGTTGATGATACAACTCTGCTCCAGAACAAAAATGTCAGCGCCATACTTTGGGCAGGGTACCCGGGTCAGGACGGTGGCAACGCAGTTTTCGATGCTCTTACCGGTGTTGCGCCTCCAGCTGGACGATTGCCGATTACCCAATATCCAGGAAGCTATGTCAATGGGAACAGTATCTATGACATGAACCTGAGGCCTTCTGGCGGTATTCCGGGAAGGACGTATATGTGGTACAGTGGGAAACCTATCATTCCTTTTGGGTATGGATTACACTATACCAACTTTTCAGCTTCCTGGAAGTCCGTGCCCAAGAAAACATCATTCGACATAGCATCACTGTCTAAGGGTGCCACTGGCTTTAAGGACCTGGCCAAGTTTGCAACATTGTCTGTCAACGTCCGGAATGTTGGAAGCAGGTCAAACCTTGCGTCTGATTATGTTGGGCTCTTATTTTTGTCATCTACAAACGGCGGACCGGCGCCACATCCAAAGAAGCAGCTTGTATCATATGGTCGGCTGCACAAAATTGGCGTTGGCTCAACGCAACAACTGGATCTCACAGTGACTTTGGGTTCACTAGCAAGAGCAGATGACCAAGGCAACAAGTACATATACCCAGGGCAATATACCCTTGCCTTGGATGTGGACGGGAAAGTCAAGTTCACCTTCACATTGACCGGCAAGAAACTTCTCATCGATTCTCTACCCCAGGTACACGACA